One part of the Mycobacterium marinum genome encodes these proteins:
- a CDS encoding amidohydrolase, translating to MADADVVITGTVLTVDDTRPTAEAIAVTDGRIVAVGDRSEVAGLIGEGTRTIDLGSGCLMPGFVEAHGHPLMEAIVLSGRIVDIRPVTVRDSERVVAEICREAGERGSAGAYLIGWDPLLQPGLPEPTLAWLDDIAPNGPLVIIHNSAHKAYFNTHAAWLNGLTRDTPDPKGAKYGRDANGELDGTAEETGAVLPLLAGVTDPSNYPAMLRAECARLNRAGLTTCSEMAFDPGFRPLVEQLRDELTVRLRTYEISNAQLSTEASPGDGDDMLRQVGIKIWVDGSPWIGNIDLSFPYLDTAATRTIGVTPGSCGCANYTREQLAEIVGAYFPLGWPIACHVQGDAGVDTILDVYEEALRSNPRPDHRLRLEHVGAIRPEQLRRAADLGVTCSIFVDQIHYWGDVIVDGLFGPERGSRWMPAGSAVATGMRISLHNDPPVTPEEPLRNISVAATRVAPSGRVLAPEERLTVEQAIRAQTIDAAWQMFADDIIGSLEVGKYADMVVLSADPRTVPPEEIADLEVRATFLAGRQVYRK from the coding sequence ATGGCCGATGCAGATGTCGTCATTACCGGAACCGTGCTCACCGTCGACGACACCAGGCCCACCGCCGAGGCGATCGCCGTCACCGACGGCAGGATCGTCGCCGTCGGGGACCGATCCGAGGTCGCGGGCCTGATCGGGGAGGGCACCCGCACCATCGACTTGGGTTCGGGTTGTCTCATGCCGGGGTTTGTCGAGGCACACGGCCATCCGCTGATGGAAGCGATTGTGCTCTCGGGCCGGATCGTCGATATCCGGCCGGTCACCGTCCGCGACTCCGAACGCGTGGTGGCCGAGATCTGCCGCGAAGCCGGCGAGCGCGGGTCGGCTGGTGCCTACCTGATCGGCTGGGATCCGTTGCTGCAGCCGGGGCTGCCGGAACCGACGCTGGCCTGGCTCGACGACATCGCGCCGAACGGGCCGCTGGTGATCATCCACAACTCGGCTCACAAGGCCTACTTCAATACGCACGCCGCCTGGCTCAACGGCCTGACTCGCGACACCCCCGATCCCAAGGGAGCGAAATACGGCCGCGACGCCAACGGCGAACTCGACGGCACCGCCGAGGAAACCGGTGCGGTGCTGCCGCTGCTGGCCGGTGTGACCGATCCCAGCAACTATCCGGCGATGCTGCGCGCCGAGTGCGCCCGGCTCAACCGGGCCGGGCTGACCACGTGTTCGGAGATGGCGTTCGATCCGGGGTTTCGGCCGCTGGTCGAGCAGCTCCGCGATGAGTTGACGGTCCGGCTGCGCACATACGAGATTTCCAACGCGCAGCTGTCCACCGAGGCCTCGCCGGGAGACGGCGACGACATGCTCCGGCAAGTGGGTATCAAGATCTGGGTGGATGGCTCGCCCTGGATCGGCAACATCGATCTGAGCTTTCCCTACCTGGACACCGCCGCCACCCGCACCATCGGTGTGACACCTGGTTCCTGCGGATGCGCCAACTACACCCGCGAACAGCTGGCCGAAATCGTGGGTGCCTACTTTCCCCTCGGTTGGCCGATCGCCTGCCACGTGCAGGGCGACGCCGGGGTCGACACCATTCTGGATGTCTATGAAGAGGCGCTGCGGAGCAACCCGCGTCCGGACCACCGATTGCGGCTAGAGCATGTCGGTGCCATCCGGCCCGAACAACTTCGCCGGGCCGCCGACCTCGGTGTCACCTGCAGCATTTTCGTCGACCAGATCCACTACTGGGGTGACGTCATCGTCGATGGGCTGTTCGGCCCCGAACGGGGGTCGCGGTGGATGCCCGCGGGTTCCGCGGTGGCCACCGGCATGCGCATCTCCTTGCACAACGACCCGCCGGTGACACCCGAGGAGCCGCTGCGCAACATCAGCGTGGCCGCCACCCGGGTCGCACCCAGCGGCAGGGTGCTGGCTCCCGAGGAGCGTTTGACGGTGGAGCAGGCGATCCGGGCGCAGACCATCGATGCCGCCTGGCAGATGTTCGCCGACGACATCATCGGCTCGCTGGAAGTCGGCAAGTACGCGGACATGGTGGTGCTCTCGGCGGATCCGCGGACGGTGCCGCCGGAGGAGATCGCCGACTTGGAGGTGCGGGCCACCTTCCTGGCGGGCCGCCAGGTCTATCGGAAGTGA
- a CDS encoding alpha/beta fold hydrolase, giving the protein MINLAYDDKGTGEPVLFIAGRGGAGRTWQPHQVPAFLAAGYRCITFDNRGIGATENAEGFTTQTMVNDTAALIESLGIGPVRIVAVSMGSFIAQELMVLRPELVNSAVLMATRGRLDRARKFFHDAEAELYDSGARMPSTYDVKDRLLENFSRKTLNDDAAVGDWLAMFSMWPIKQTPGLRCQLDAAPLTNRLPAYRNIAAPVLVIGFSDDIVTPPYLGREVADSLPNGRYLQIPDAGHLGFFERPEAVNTAALKFFAGTRG; this is encoded by the coding sequence GTGATTAACCTCGCTTACGACGACAAAGGGACCGGTGAGCCGGTCCTTTTTATCGCCGGTCGCGGCGGTGCCGGACGCACCTGGCAGCCCCACCAAGTTCCGGCGTTCCTGGCGGCGGGATACCGATGCATCACCTTCGACAACCGTGGCATCGGTGCTACCGAGAACGCCGAGGGCTTTACCACGCAGACGATGGTCAACGACACCGCAGCGTTGATCGAATCCCTGGGCATCGGCCCGGTGCGCATCGTCGCGGTGTCGATGGGCTCATTCATCGCCCAGGAGCTGATGGTGCTGCGTCCCGAGCTGGTCAACTCCGCCGTATTGATGGCCACCCGCGGCCGCCTGGACCGTGCCCGCAAGTTCTTCCACGACGCCGAGGCGGAGTTGTACGACTCCGGTGCCAGGATGCCGTCGACCTACGATGTGAAAGATCGCCTGCTGGAGAACTTTTCCCGCAAGACGCTCAATGACGATGCGGCCGTTGGCGACTGGCTCGCGATGTTCTCCATGTGGCCGATCAAGCAGACCCCGGGCCTGCGCTGCCAACTCGACGCCGCGCCGCTGACCAACCGGTTGCCCGCCTACCGCAACATCGCCGCGCCGGTGCTGGTAATCGGCTTTTCCGACGACATCGTCACCCCGCCGTACCTGGGGCGCGAGGTCGCCGACAGCCTGCCGAACGGTCGCTATCTGCAGATACCCGACGCCGGGCATCTCGGGTTCTTCGAACGCCCCGAAGCCGTCAACACGGCCGCGCTGAAATTCTTTGCCGGCACCAGGGGCTGA
- a CDS encoding o-succinylbenzoate synthase, with protein MIPGLATLPDLLDRLHVVALPMRVRFRGITTREVALIEGPSGWGEFGAFLEYRPPEAAAWLASAIDAAYGQPPPVRRGRIPINATVPAVAPAQVPELLARFPGARTAKVKVAEPGQTLASDVERVNAVRALVPTVRVDANGGWSVDQAVQAAVALTADGPLEYLEQPCATVGELAELRRRIEVPIAADEAIRKAEDPLAVVRAGAADVAVLKVAPLGGAWALLDIAAQIDIPVVISSALDSAVGIAAGLSAAAALPQLQHACGLGTGGLFVEDVAEPAIPVDGTLAPQRVAPDPARLRALGAGPDRRQWWIDRIKACYPLLYRRSGD; from the coding sequence GTGATACCCGGGCTGGCCACCCTGCCGGATCTACTGGACCGACTGCACGTCGTGGCACTACCGATGCGGGTTCGTTTTCGCGGCATCACCACCCGGGAAGTGGCATTGATCGAGGGGCCCTCGGGGTGGGGTGAATTCGGGGCGTTCCTCGAATATCGGCCCCCGGAAGCGGCCGCGTGGCTGGCATCGGCCATCGACGCCGCCTACGGCCAGCCGCCACCGGTGCGACGCGGGCGCATCCCCATCAACGCGACGGTGCCGGCGGTGGCCCCCGCCCAAGTCCCCGAGCTTTTGGCCCGGTTCCCCGGCGCCCGCACCGCCAAGGTGAAGGTCGCCGAGCCCGGACAGACGCTCGCCAGCGATGTCGAGCGGGTCAATGCCGTGCGCGCTCTGGTCCCGACCGTTCGGGTGGACGCCAACGGTGGCTGGAGCGTCGACCAAGCGGTGCAGGCCGCCGTTGCCCTGACGGCCGACGGCCCGCTCGAGTACCTCGAACAACCCTGCGCCACCGTCGGTGAACTCGCCGAGCTGCGCCGGCGCATCGAAGTGCCCATCGCCGCCGATGAGGCCATCCGCAAGGCCGAGGACCCGCTGGCGGTGGTGCGCGCGGGGGCTGCTGATGTCGCGGTGCTCAAGGTCGCCCCACTGGGCGGGGCCTGGGCGCTGCTGGACATCGCGGCGCAAATCGACATCCCGGTGGTGATCTCCAGCGCGCTGGACTCGGCCGTCGGAATAGCCGCCGGGTTGAGCGCCGCCGCGGCCCTACCGCAACTGCAGCACGCCTGCGGATTGGGCACGGGCGGGCTTTTCGTCGAGGACGTGGCCGAGCCCGCCATCCCGGTCGACGGCACACTGGCCCCGCAGCGGGTGGCGCCGGACCCGGCCCGGCTGCGGGCGTTGGGCGCCGGGCCGGATCGGCGGCAGTGGTGGATCGACCGGATCAAGGCCTGCTACCCGCTGCTGTACCGTCGATCGGGTGATTAA